TCTTTTGCTCTCTAAAGGGGATCATGTTGTTATCACAGAGGATGTGTATGGCGGTACGTATCGAATGGTCACAGAAGTACTTTCACGTTTTGGAATTGAACATAGCTTTGTCGATATGACAGACCTAGAGCAGTTAAAACTGGCGATCAAGCCTAATACCAAGGCATTTTATGTGGAAACACCATCTAATCCCTTATTGAAAGTAACTGATATACATGCAATCAGCAAATTAGCGAAGGAGAATCATGCTCTTACCTTTGTCGACAATACCTTCCTTACTCCCGCACTGCAAAAGCCATTAACGCTTGGCGCTGATGTCGTGCTTCATAGTGCGACCAAATTTTTATCTGGGCACAGTGATGTCGTTGCAGGACTTGCAGTCGTCAAGGATGAAAGCTTAGCAAGAAGACTTGCCTTTTTGCAAAATTCTTTTGGTGCGATTCTTGGCGTTCAGGATGCCTGGCTTGTTTTAAGGGGGCTAAAAACTCTTCACGTCCGACTTGAACAATCTCAAAAGTCGGCAATAGAGATTGCTAGTTTTTTTGAAAAACAACCGCTTGTTAAAAAAGTTTATTACCCTGCTCTTATAGATCACCCGCAGCATGATTTGCAGCAGATCCAAGCATATGGTCCCGGTGCGGTGCTATCATTTGAACTGGCTAATGAAGCTGCAGTTCGTTCGTTTGTATCCAACGTTAAAATACCGGTATTTGCAGTCAGCCTCGGTGCGGTCGAATCTATTTTATCCTATCCGGCAAAAATGTCGCATGCAGCTATGCCACAGCTGGAAAGAGAAAAGCGTGGCATTAAAAATAGCTTGCTTCGCTTATCCGTTGGTCTTGAAAATCCAGATGATTTAATCAAGGATTTTTCTCAGGCACTCGTGTCTGTCCGTGAAGGGCAATTAGTAGGACAACAAGGAGAATCGAAATGAGTTTTTTAGAGAAATTAAACAATCAAATCTTAATTGCTGATGGAGCCATGGGCACTCTCCTTTATTCGTATGGAACGGATTGTTGTTTTGAGGAGCTGAACCTTTCGCAGCCGGATCAGATCCAAAATATCCATAAAGCCTATATTGATGCAGGTGCTGACGTTATTCAAACAAACACGTATGCCGCCAACTATTTAAAACTTCAGCGGTATGGTCTCGAAGATTCTGTCAAGGAAATTAACAGTGCTGCTGTTCGAAATGCTAAAAAAACAGCCCAAAACAATGCTTATGTACTCGGAACGATTGGCGGTAATCGCGGGGTAAAGCCTGACTCCGTTTCGATTGAGGAATTAAAGCGCAGCTTCCGCGAACAATTATATTGTCTATTGCTTGAAGGGGTTGACGGCATTTTGCTGGAAACCTTTTACGACTTTGAAGAGCTTGAAACTATTCTTACTATTGCGAGGAAGGAAACAAGGCTGCCTATTGTCGCACAGGTTTCCCTTCAAGAACCGGGAGTTTTGCAAAATCAAATGTCAGTTAATGAGGCAATAACGAGACTGGAAGGCCTTGGAGCAGATGTAATTGGTCTCAATTGCCGGCTCGGACCGCATCATATGCTGCTCACACTTGAGCAAATTGAACTTCCGAAGCATGCGTTTCTTTCTGCCTATCCAAACGCCAGTTTGCCAACCTATATAGACGGAAAGTTTCATTATGAAGGGGATGCAGAATATTTTCAAAAATCTGCCCGATCATTCCGTAATCAAGGGGTCCGCCTTCTCGGCGGCTGCTGCGGGACAACACCGGGACACATTAAGGCGTTTGCCTCCGAGCTTAAGAATTGTGTTCCCGTTACTGAAAAAGTTGTAAAATTGAAACCAAAGAAAAAAAATGTTGAAATTACGGATGCCAAAAGGGAATATGCTCCTCTTCAGGAAATCGTGAAAGAAAGACCGTCGGTGATCGTAGAATTGGACCCGCCTCGAAAACTGGATACAACGAAGTTTTTCGAAGGAGCTAAAGCATTGAAAGAAGCAGGAATTGATTCCATCACGCTGGCAGATAATTCGCTTGCGACCGTACGGATTTCCAACGAATCCCTCGGTTACTTAGTGAAAAAGGAATTGGGCCTGAGGCCATTGATTCATATTTCATGCCGCGACCGTAATATAATTGGCCTGCAGTCCCATTTAATGGGTCTGCACACACTTGGCTTGAATGACGTTCTTGCCATTACAGGTGATCCGGCACGAGTCGGTGATTTTCCGGGAGCATCATCCGTTTACGATGTGTCTTCATTTGAATTGATTCAAATGATTAAGCAATTAAATGAAGGTCTTTCTTTTTCCGGAAAAGACTTGGGG
The DNA window shown above is from Neobacillus sp. WH10 and carries:
- a CDS encoding bifunctional homocysteine S-methyltransferase/methylenetetrahydrofolate reductase, with the protein product MSFLEKLNNQILIADGAMGTLLYSYGTDCCFEELNLSQPDQIQNIHKAYIDAGADVIQTNTYAANYLKLQRYGLEDSVKEINSAAVRNAKKTAQNNAYVLGTIGGNRGVKPDSVSIEELKRSFREQLYCLLLEGVDGILLETFYDFEELETILTIARKETRLPIVAQVSLQEPGVLQNQMSVNEAITRLEGLGADVIGLNCRLGPHHMLLTLEQIELPKHAFLSAYPNASLPTYIDGKFHYEGDAEYFQKSARSFRNQGVRLLGGCCGTTPGHIKAFASELKNCVPVTEKVVKLKPKKKNVEITDAKREYAPLQEIVKERPSVIVELDPPRKLDTTKFFEGAKALKEAGIDSITLADNSLATVRISNESLGYLVKKELGLRPLIHISCRDRNIIGLQSHLMGLHTLGLNDVLAITGDPARVGDFPGASSVYDVSSFELIQMIKQLNEGLSFSGKDLGQKTAFSIAAAFNPNVRSLEKAVKRLEKKIHYGADYFISQPVFSEEKLLEIYENTKHLSSPIYIGLMPLISSKNAEFLHNEVPGIKIADSIRDRMASLNDNPLQAAKEGIAITKSLIDTALDLFNGIYLITPFLRYELTVELALYARMRASELRGSSYAENIIY
- the metC gene encoding cystathionine beta-lyase, yielding MECEEYCFETRLLHNRHKIDAATGAVSVPIQHASTFHQFDVDSFGKYDYARSLNPTREALEDVIAELEDGVKGFAFSSGMAAISTAFLLLSKGDHVVITEDVYGGTYRMVTEVLSRFGIEHSFVDMTDLEQLKLAIKPNTKAFYVETPSNPLLKVTDIHAISKLAKENHALTFVDNTFLTPALQKPLTLGADVVLHSATKFLSGHSDVVAGLAVVKDESLARRLAFLQNSFGAILGVQDAWLVLRGLKTLHVRLEQSQKSAIEIASFFEKQPLVKKVYYPALIDHPQHDLQQIQAYGPGAVLSFELANEAAVRSFVSNVKIPVFAVSLGAVESILSYPAKMSHAAMPQLEREKRGIKNSLLRLSVGLENPDDLIKDFSQALVSVREGQLVGQQGESK